The following proteins come from a genomic window of Chelmon rostratus isolate fCheRos1 chromosome 23, fCheRos1.pri, whole genome shotgun sequence:
- the cnga1b gene encoding cyclic nucleotide-gated channel rod photoreceptor subunit alpha: MAKVAPSVPSPISKLTPPAIVLHDMEEEPGDVEGDGPAQRVGPGVLFNVNNSNNNDDEDEKKKKKKEKKEKKERKQKKEKEKQEKKERKEKKQKEKEEKEKEKEKEKEKEKAKEEPPKEITAIDPAGNTYYYWLAVITIPVMYNWTLIIARACFEELQTDYVVYWFILDLTADLIYIADMIFRTRTGYLEQGLLVKDEQKLRERYKKSFQFKLDLASMIPTDLLYLVLGLTFPEIRLNKLLRFNRMLEFFQRTETRTNYPNALRISNLVMYIVIIIHWNACLYYSFSKAIGFGADRFVYPDPSDPEFGRLVRKYAYSMYWSTLTLTTIGETPPPVENSEYFFVVTDFLVGVLIFATIVGNVGSMITNMNAARADFQARIDAIKQYMSFRKVTKDLEKRVIKWFDFLWTNKKAVDEREVLKYLPDKLRAEIAINVHLETLKKVRIFADCEAGLLVELVLKLQPQVYSPGDYICKKGDIGREMYIIKEGKLAVVADDGIKQFVVLSDGSYFGEISILAIKGSKAGNRRTANIRSIGYSDLFCLSKDDLMEALTEYPDAKALLEEKGRQILMKDGLLDLEVAAQGPDPKEIEEKVERMTSTLDVLQTRYARLLAEHEATHSKLKHRVTRLERKLVPPPRADQPGEAPPPPTPETQTVKPEEKK, from the exons ATGGCCAAAGTTGCCCCATCAGTGCCGTCCCCCATCTCCAAGTTAACTCCGCCCGCCATCGTCCTACATGACATGGAGGAGGAGCCAGGTGACGTCGAGGGGGACGG ACCTGCTCAAAGAGTCGGACCAGGAGTTCTGTTCAACgtcaacaacagcaacaacaacgaCGACga GGacgaaaagaagaaaaagaagaaagagaagaaagagaagaaagagagaaaacagaagaagga gaaggagaagcaggagaaaaaggagaggaaggagaaaaaacagaaggagaaagaggagaaggagaaggagaaggagaaggagaaggagaaggagaaggccAAAGAGGAGCC TCCGAAGGAGATCACAGCGATCGATCCGGCAGGAAACACCTACTACTACTGGCTGGCTGTCATCACCATCCCTGTCATGTACAACTGGACCCTGATCATCGCCAG GGCCTGTTTCGAGGAGCTTCAGACAGACTATGTGGTCTACTGGTTCATTCTGGACTTAACTGCAGACCTCATCTACATCGCTGACATGATCTTCAGAACACGGACAG gttacCTGGAGCAGGGTCTACTGGTGAAGGACGAGCAGAAGCTGCGTGAGCGCTACAAGAAAAGCTTCCAGTTCAAACTGGACCTGGCCTCCATGATTCCCACTGACTTGCTGTACCTGGTCCTCGGCCTCACCTTCCCTGAGATCCGCCTCAACAAGCTCCTCAGGTTCAACAg gatGCTGGAGTTCTTCCAGAGAACCGAGACCAGGACGAACTACCCCAACGCTCTCCGCATCTCCAACCTCGTCATGtacatcgtcatcatcatccacTGGAACGCCTGCCTCTACTACTCTTTCTCGAAGGCCATCG GTTTTGGCGCTGACAGGTTTGTGTATCCCGACCCGTCAGATCCAGAGTTCGGTCGCCTGGTGAGGAAGTACGCCTACAGTATGTACTGGTCCACGTTGACACTGACCACCATTGGAGAAACGCCGCCCCCTGTGGAGAACTCTGAGTACTTCTTCGTTGTCACTGATTTCCTG GTGGGCGTGTTGATCTTCGCCACAATCGTCGGTAACGTCGGTTCGATGATCACCAACATGAACGCCGCCAGAGCCGACTTCCAGGCCCGCATCGACGCCATCAAACAGTACATGAGCTTCCGTAAG GTGACTAAGGATCTGGAGAAGCGAGTGATCAAGTGGTTCGACTTCCTGTGGACCAATAAGAAAGCTGTGGATGAGAGGGAGGTGTTGAAGTACCTGCCAGACAAGCTGCGAGCTGAGATCGCCATCAACGTCCACCTGGAAACCCTGAAGAAG GTTCGCATCTTTGCGGACTGCGAGGCCGGTCTGCTGGTGGAGctggtgctgaagctgcagcctcAGGTCTACAGTCCAGGAGACTACATCTGTAAGAAAGGCGACATTGGCCGAGAGATGTACATCATCAAGGAGGGAAAGCTCGCTGTCGTCGCTGACGACGGCATCAAGCAGTTTGTCGTGCTGAGTGATGGAAGCTACTTTGGCGAGATCAGCATCCTGGCTATCAAAG GCAGCAAAGCAGGAAACAGGCGGACAGCCAATATCAGGAGCATCGGTTACTCCGACCTCTTCTGTCTTTCCAAAGACGACCTGATGGAGGCGCTAACAGAGTATCCCGATGCTAAGGCTCTGTTGGAGGAGAAGGGAAGGCAGATTCTGATGAAGGACGGACTGCTGGACCTGGAG GTGGCAGCGCAGGGTCCCGACCCCAAAGAGATCGAGGAGAAGGTGGAGCGGATGACGAGCACTCTGGACGTCCTGCAGACACGTTACGCTCGGCTGCTGGCCGAACACGAAGCCACTCACAGCAAACTCAAGCATCGAGTCACCAGGCTGGAGAGGAAGCTGGTGCCACCGCCGCGAGCTGACCAGCCAGGTGAAGCTCCGCCCCCTCCAACACCTGAGACCCAGACAGTTAAACCAGAAGAGAAGAAGTAG
- the LOC121626862 gene encoding serrate RNA effector molecule homolog, whose product MGDSDDEFDRRRRDKFRRERSDMERSREREERRRDDWPDRDWDRGRDRRRDYDRGRRERFSPPRHISPQHKRMRRDWDDHRGEPYRYDLPYGGGGAPFPAAGPQGWHPDLPHLHPHHGGHPLQGRLGLVDPDLPPPGPPTMRSFKEFLLNMEDSVDETESVKRYNQYKLDFRRQQLQDFFLQHKDQEWFRSKYHPDDITARKAESLAALKTRLGVFLFLLDNNWLDNVSLDMDHAPAIIKLLDAAVIKMEGGTDFDLQVLEVPSAPPVAGGEASGSGGGGAGEKSQGDPSGGSAGGQTGSESTGSRTEETTGGETKASDKDCEEEAKQNGEEKDEEEEEEEEEEKKKEQEKTKKGRKRKRSVSADSGEGSASDSDSSHSDGEKDEDEEKEEEEEDGEDERRKERGKDREKEAPAKPRPLHLTTSLFIRSIPPEVSKDEITALCRRYPGFLRVALSDPQPERRFFRRCWVTFDRSVNIKETCWNLQNIRLRDCELSPVVNRDLCRRVRTVNGLTHHRPVVRNDIRLSARLVHSLDQRGELWAGQMETNPVLKNITDYLIEEVSAEEEELTGASGGNGEDAGDGKDPSSSSEVTVETDDKLLKVLDRLLLYLRLVHSVDYYNFCEYPAEDEMPHRCGLIHVRGPLPVAKITAAEVSEHQRMCEERLAPLLSPSETLSEEDASRLGKKEPEQEVEKFLSANTQELSKDKWLCPLSGKKFKAPEFVRKHILNKHGDKVSAVRQEVEFFNNFLLDAKRPALPENKPLPPPAQAAPPGMPGFPAQSPQQQSLLGYPPGVRPPMPGFPGGAPPYPPNQFGAGRGNYDNFRGHLGGGGGFPGKQRNSRGVRGDPRSIIEYRDLDAPDDLDFF is encoded by the exons ATGGGAGACAGCGATGACGAGTTCGACAGGAGGAGGCGGGACAAAttcaggagagagaggagcgacATGGAGCggtccagagagagagaggagaggaggagggacgacTGGCCCGACAG ggaCTGGGACCGCggcagagacaggaggagggattACGATCGTGGTCGTAGAGAGAGATTTTCTCCGCCCCGACACATCAGCCCTCAGCACAAACGCATGAGGAGAGACTG GGACGACCACCGGGGGGAGCCATACCGGTACGACCTGCCGTACGGAGGAGGCGGGGCTCCGTTTCCGGCGGCGGGGCCTCAGGGCTGGCACCCCGACCTCCCCCACCTTCACCCACACCATGGAGGTCACCCACTGCAGGGCAG GTTGGGGCTGGTGGATCCAGATCTCCCGCCTCCTGGTCCTCCCACCATGAGGAGCTTTAAG GAGTTCCTGTTGAACATGGAGGACAGCGTGGACGAGACGGAGTCGGTGAAGCGCTACAATCAGTACAAACTGGACTTCAGacgacagcagctgcaggacttcTTCCTCCAGCACAAAGACCAGGAGTGGTTTCGCTCCAAGTACCACCCCGATGACATCACGGCGAGGAAGGCAGAGTCTCTGGCCGCCCTCAAAACCCGGCTGGgcgtcttcctcttcctgctcgACAACAACTGGCTGGATAACGTGTCGCTGGACATGGACCACGCCCCCGCCATCATCAAACTACTGGACgcag ccgtcataaagatggagggaggtaCAGACTTTGACCTGCAGGTCCTGGAGGTACCGTCTGCTCCCCCGGTGGCCGGCGGCGAGGcgagcggcagcggcggcggagGAGCTGGGGAGAAGAGTCAGGGAGATCCCAGCGGAGGGAGCGCGGGCGGTCAGACCGGCTCGGAGTCAACGGGGAGTCGGACAGAAGAGACGACCGGCGGAGAGACGAAGGCCTCCGATAAG GACTGTGAAGAGGAAGCCAAGCAGAACGGAGAGgagaaagacgaggaggaggaggaggaggaggaggaggagaagaagaaggaacaGGAGAAGACGAAGAAA GGCAGGAAGAGGAAACGCAGCGTGTCAGCTGACAGCGGCGAGGGCAGCGCCTCAGACTCCGACTCCTCCCACTCTGATGGAGAGAAGGATGAAgacgaggagaaggaggaagaggaggaggacggagaaGACG AGCGTCGTAAAGAGCgagggaaggacagagagaaggaggctcCAGCgaagccccgccccctccaCCTCACCACTTCCTTGTTCATCAGAAGCATCCCGCCGGAGGTGTCCAAGGACGAGATCACTGCT TTGTGTCGCAGGTACCCGGGCTTCCTGCGGGTGGCGCTGTCAGACCCTCAGCCTGAGAGGAG GTTCTTCAGGCGCTGCTGGGTGACGTTTGACCGCAGCGTGAACATAAAGGAGACGTGCTGGAACCTGCAGAACATcagg CTCAGGGACTGTGAACTGTCCCCGGTGGTCAACAGAGATCTGTGCCGCCGCGTTCGCACCGTCAACGGTCTGACCCACCACAGGCCGGTGGTGAGGAACGACATCCGTCTGTCGGCCCGGCTCGTCCACAGTCTGGACCAGAGGGGGGAGCTGTGGGCCGGACAG ATGGAGACCAACCCCGTTCTGAAGAACATCACAGATTACCTGATAGAGGAGGTGagtgctgaggaggaggagctcacAGGGGCCTCGGGGGGCAACGGTGAAGATGCAGGCGACGGCAAAGACCCCTCCTCCTCGTCTGAGGTTACCGTGGAGACAGATGACAAGCTGCTGAAG gtgctgGACAGACTGCTGCTCTACCTGCGTCTGGTTCACTCTGTAGATTATTATAACTTCTGTGAGTATCCTGCGGAGGACGAGATGCCTCACCGCTGTGGACTGATCCACGTACGAGGACCCCTGCCTGTCGCCAAGATCACTGCAGCCGAGg TGAGTGAGCATCAGAGAATGTGTGAGGAGCGTCTggctcctctgctttctccttcAGAGACTCTGAGTGAAGAAGACGCTTCCAGGCTGGGAAAGAAAGAGCCGGAACAAGAG GTGGAGAAGTTCCTGTCAGCGAACACTCAGGAGCTCAGTAAAGACAAGTGGCTCTGTCCTCTGAGCGGGAAAAAGTTCAAG GCTCCGGAGTTTGTGCGTAAACACATCCTGAACAAACACGGAGACAAGGTGTCCGCCGTCAGACAGGAGGTTGAGTTCTTCAACAACTTCCTGCTGGATGCCAAGAGACCCGCCTTACCTGAGAACAAGCCCCTCCCACCACCAGCACAAg CCGCTCCCCCCGGTATGCCAGGATTTCCTGCTCAGTCACCGCAGCAGCAAAGCCTTCTGGGATATCCTCCTGGAGTCAGACCTCCCATGCCCGGCTTCCCTG GTGGTGCCCCTCCCTACCCCCCCAACCAGTTTGGGGCGGGGCGTGGTAACTACGACAACTTCAGAGGTCAtttaggaggaggaggagggtttcCTGGGAAACAGCGAAACAGCAG GGGCGTGCGAGGGGACCCCCGGTCCATCATCGAGTACAGAGACCTGGACGCTCCAGACGACCTCGACTTCTTTTAG
- the nfxl1 gene encoding NF-X1-type zinc finger protein NFXL1 — translation MEPAWRQQGRGRGRGQEGQGERSRPPQKERERPGPPAGAWGPGGGGRKPPEPQRGVSVPSRFEEIRKSNQAAAQRLVESRISSSSSDDEDKDEDGDVDRKDVKRGKILASTFTTYTDQTGGDVTGLVRTGQYVSDLFQSGALTCLICIASVKRTQAVWSCSSCFCLFHLPCIQKWAKDSAFLVSSVTDEDFGQKQHPWPCPKCRAEYPPSATPNRYMCYCGKLQDPPADPWLVPHSCGSVCQKELKPTCGHTCLLLCHPGPCPPCPKMVSVSCMCGKAKPLPRRCSNKAWSCQQQCSKLLPCKQHTCTQPCHTECSPCPRVSVQKCVCGREKAERPCASPRWTCEQVCGSPLSCGNHTCELLCHDGLCPPCPRSVSRSCPCGKTKSSLPCTEEVLPCGDTCDRRLSCGKHTCSMRCHRGSCETCRQEVEKECRCGKYRKLMACHKEYLCDSKCPKTRSCQRHQCRRKCCPGNCPPCDQSCGRTLGCRNHKCPSGCHQGSCYPCPESVEVRCTCGSTVLPVPCGRERSTKPPRCKETCRCPSSCHHPTRETHRCHPGPCPPCRQPCLLPLPGCGHTCPQSCHDLVLVKSQQVQLAGPWEQPAEPAFVKKALPCPPCQVPIPTACFGEHEVSPVPCHRRGRFSCKRPCGRSLTCGNHDCSRECHLVTDGNKCEVCEEGCSKPRPPGCPHTCPRPCHPGNCPPCSQMIRQRCHCKISMLYVECTKLTSADEQTKVKLGSCSNQCPKELSCGHRCKKVCHPGVCEEKCQQRVKLRCPCRRIKKEFPCSSSDQCVQCDDACRDQQRKVSQLKEAEQRAAQEEEQKKLQEELEAFEKRQQRGGRRSKKRGRREEADDEGARAGRWRRCVAFVLVPLAGALLSAAAYYLLTAP, via the exons ATGGAGCCTGCCTGGCGACAGCAGggcagggggcgtggccgaGGTCAGGAGGGTCAGGGTGAAAGGTCACGACCCCcgcagaaggagagagagaggccggGGCCCCCGGCGGGAGCGTGGgggcctggaggaggagggaggaaaccACCTGAACCTCAACGTG GTGTGTCGGTCCCGTCCAGGTTCGAGGAGATCAGGAAGTCCAACCAGGCTGCCGCTCAGCGATTGGTGGAGAGCCGCatcagctcctcttcctctgacgACGAAGACAAAGATGAGGATGGAGATGTTGACCGTAAGGATGTAAAGAGAGGGAAGATCCTGGCGTCGACCTTCACCACCTACACAGACCAGACAG GTGGTGATGTCACAGGTCTGGTCAGAACTGGTCAGTATGTCAGTGACCTGTTTCAGTCTGGAGCGCTCACCTGTCTGATCTGCATCGCCTCCGTCAAGAGGACGCAGgcg gtgtggagctgctccagctgtttctgtctcttccacCTCCCCTGTATTCAGAAATGGGCCAAAGACTCGGCCTTCCTCGTGTCCTCGGTCACTGATGAAGACTTTGGTCAGAAGCAGCATCCCTGGCCGTG TCCAAAGTGTCGAGCAGAATATCCCCCCAGCGCCACGCCCAACAG gtACATGTGTTACTGTGGGAAACTGCAGGATCCTCCAGCTGATCCCTGGTTGGTTCCTCACTCCTGTGGCTCCGTCTGTCAGAAGGAGCTCAAACCCACCTGTGGACAtacctgtctgctgctctgtcaccCCG gtccCTGTCCTCCCTGTCCAAAGATGGTGTCAGTTTCTTGCATGTGTGGCAAAGCTAAGCCCCTCCCCCGTCGCTGTAGCAACAAG GCCTGGTCGTGTCAACAGCAGTGCAGCAAGTTGTTACCCTGCAAGCAGCACACCTGTACACAGCCCTgtcacacag agtgtTCTCCCTGTCCCAGAGTCAGTgttcagaagtgtgtgtgtggtcgaGAGAAGGCGGAGAGACCCTGTGCCAGCCCTCGGTGGACCTGTGAGCAG gtCTGCGGCTCTCCGCTCTCCTGTGGGAATCACACCTGTGAACTTCTCTGCCATGATGGACTTTGTCCCCCCTGTCCTCGCTCCGTCAGCAGGTCCTGTCCCTGCGGCAAGACCA aGTCATCTCTGCCGTGCACGGAGGAAGTGCTGCCATGTGGCGACACTTGCGACCGCCGTCTGTCATGTggaaaacacacctgttcaaTGAGGTGTCACCGAGGGAGCTGTGAGACCTGCAgacag gaggtggagaaggagtgcAGGTGTGGTAAATACAGGAAGTTGATGGCGTGTCATAAAGAATACCTGTGTGACtccaaatgtccaaaaaccAGAAGCTGCCAGAGACACCAGTGCAGGAGGAAG TGTTGCCCTGGTAACTGCCCTCCCTGCGACCAGAGCTGTGGTCGTACTCTGGGGTGTCGTAACCATAAGTGTCCGTCTGGCTGTCaccaag GTAGTTGTTATCCCTGTCCGGAGTCGGTGGAGGTCCGATGTACCTGTGGTTCCACCGTCTTGCCTGTCCCTTGCGGGCGGGAACGGAGCACCAAACCGCCTCGCTGCAAAGAGACCTGCAG GTGTCCTTCATCCTGCCACCACCCGACCAGAGAGACCCACCGGTGCCACCCCGGGCCCTGCCCCCCCTGCAGACAGCCCTGCCTGCTGCCGCTGCCCGGCTGCGGCCACACCTGCCCCCAGTCCTGCCACGACCTGGTGCTGGTCAAGTCCCAGCAG gtgCAGTTAGCGGGACCCTGGGAGCAGCCTGCCGAGCCAGCGTTTGTGAAGAAAGCTCTTCCCTGTCCACCATGTCAAGTACCCATACCGAC gGCCTGTTTTGGAGAACATGAG GTCAGCCCGGTGCCGTGTCACCGCCGGGGGCGATTCTCCTGTAAACGGCCGTGCGGACGATCTTTGACCTGCGGGAACCACGACTGCAGCAGGGAGTGTCACCTGGTAACCGACGGCAACAAG tgtgaagtgtgtgaggAGGGCTGCTCTAAGCCCCGCCCCCCCGGCTGCCCCCACACCTGCCCCCGCCCCTGTCACCCCGGCAACTGCCCCCCCTGCAGCCAGATGATCCGCCAGCGCTGTCACTGCAAGATCAGCATGCTCTACGTGGAGTGCAC gaagtTGACGTCAGCTGATGAACAGACGAAGGTGAAGTTGGGCTCCTGCAGCAACCAATGTCCCAAagag ctgagcTGTGGCCATCGCTGTAAGAAGGTGTGTCATCCAGGAGTGTGTGAGGAGAAATGTCAGCAGAGGGTGAAGCTCCGATGTCCCTGCAGGAGGATCAAGAAG gAGTTCCCGTGCTCTTCGTCAGatcagtgtgttcagtgtgatgaTGCAtgcagagaccagcagaggaAAGTCAGCCAg ctgaagGAGGcggagcagagagcagctcaggaggaggagcagaagaaacTTCAG gaggagctggaggcgtTCGAGAAGCGTCAGCAGCGAGGAGGTCGGAGGAGTAAGAAgcgggggaggagggaggaggcggaTGATGAAGGGGCGAGGgcggggaggtggaggaggtgcgTCGCCTTCGTCCTCGTCCCGTTGGCCGGAGCTCTGCTGTCGGCCGCTGCCTACTACCTCCTGACCGCGCCCTGA